Proteins found in one Pyrus communis chromosome 15, drPyrComm1.1, whole genome shotgun sequence genomic segment:
- the LOC137718452 gene encoding uncharacterized protein: MGAGREVQSSLDGLRDKNVMQLKKLNTALFPVRYNDKYYADALASGDFTKLAYFSDICVGAIACRLEKKENGAVRVYIMTLGVLAPYRGLGIGKQLLNHSLDLCAKQNISEIYLHVQTNNEDAINFYKKFGFEITETIQNYYTNITPPDCYVLTKYITQTKK; this comes from the exons ATGGGGGCCGGGCGCGAGGTCCAAAGCTCGCTGGACGGGCTGAGAGACAAGAACGTGATGCAGCTGAAGAAGCTCAACACTGCCCTCTTCCCAGTTCGCTACAACGACAAGTACTACGCCGATGCCCTTGCTTCCGGCGATTTCACCAAGCTAG CATATTTCAGTGATATATGCGTTGGTGCAATTGCATGCCGGCttgagaaaaaggaaaatggagCTGTCCGCGTGTACATCATGACATTGGGAGTTTTAGCACCGTACCGTGGACTAGGCATTG GTAAACAACTGTTGAACCATTCTCTTGATCTGTGCGCCAAGCAAAATATTTCCGAAATTTACTTGCATGTTCAGACAAACAATGAGGACGCCATAAACTTCTATAAGAAATTTGGGTTCGAAATCACGGAAACCATCCAGAATTATTACACGAACATTACCCCTCCAGACTGCTATGTGCTCACCAAGTATATTACTCAGACAAAGAAATAA
- the LOC137717480 gene encoding uncharacterized protein produces MSFCSSLPSPHSLFLLSKTKSPSSRFRACAADVPDFLSADWLESRKKRPFGPRLNFSAEEAVQHQLDALKYNDQPRPDYGIEVMYRFAGFDPFERSTYFGPFFDLGQFERFRRIFHHSTYRVLLCHKERKMLSSLFVEENLFKQRVWIRGCRPEEEEIFQFTMVQRVGGSWDGYWLTESVLHDGDAFAGGLAY; encoded by the exons ATGTCGTTTTGCTCCTCCCTGCCATCTCCCCACTCTCTGTTTCTCCTTTCCAAAACCAAATCTCCAAGCTCTCGATTCAGAGCTTGCGCTGCTGACGTTCCTGATTTCCTCTCAGCCGATTG GCTGGAATCCCGGAAGAAGAGGCCCTTTGGCCCCAGATTAAAC TTTAGCGCAGAAGAAGCTGTTCAGCATCAGCTGGATGCCCTCAAGTACAACGATCAACCCCGCCCCGATTATGGCATCGAGGTCATGTACAGG TTTGCTGGGTTTGATCCTTTTGAGAGGTCCACCTATTTCGGCCCATTCTTTGATTTGGGGCAG TTTGAACGATTTAGGCGAATTTTTCACCATTCAACATATAGAGTGTTGTTATGTCATAAAGAGAGGAAGATGTTGAGCAGTTTATTTGTGGAGGAG AACCTATTCAAGCAGCGGGTTTGGATAAGAGGATGTCGgccagaggaagaagaaatatTTCAATTCACAATGGTTCAG AGGGTTGGAGGGTCATGGGATGGTTATTGGCTGACGGAGAGTGTACTTCACGACGGAGATGCTTTTGCCGGTGGTTTGGCTTATTGA